The sequence AAAGAACGAGAAAATAGGAAATTTTTACTGAATAAATCTAAATAATCATTAATAAATGCCAATAATCATTGTTTTTTAGCATTGAAGAAAAATTTTGATTTTAATATATTAATCTTGGTTTAGCACTCAATTAAATTGATTGCTAACAAAAATTTATAGAAAGGAGGTAGATACTTAATGAAGTTAAGACCAATTGGTGATCGTGTTGTTGTAAAGGTTTTAGAGCAAGAAGAAAAAACTAAAGGAGGTATAGTATTACCAGACACTGCTAAAGAGAAACCCCAACAAGGAAAAGTTATCGCTGTAGGTAGTGGAAGAATCTTAGACAATGGTCAAAAAGTTCCTTTAGAAATTAAAGAGGGAGATAGAGTCATTTTTGCTAAATATGCGGGTACAGAAGTTAAGATTGAAGGAGAAGAATATTTAATTCTCAGTGAAAGAGATATTTTGGCAGTAATAGAAGGTTAATAATTAAAAAAATTAGAAAAGGAGGGTGATAAAAGATGGCTGCTAAAATGGTAAGTTTAAACATGGAAGCAAGAACAGCGTTAGTAAAAGGTCTTGATATTGTAGCAGATACAGTAAAGATAACATTAGGACCAAGAGGAAGAAACGTAGTTTTGGAGAAAAAATTTGGAGCACCTGTTATAACCAACGATGGAGTTACTATTGCAAAAGAAATTGATTTAGAAGATCCCTTTGAAAATATGGGAGCTCAGCTTGTAAAAGAAGTAGCATCTAAGACCAATGATGTTGCAGGTGATGGAACCACTACTGCTACTGTTTTAGCCCAAGCATTAGTTCACGAGGGATTAAAGAGTGTTGTTGCAGGTGCTAACCCAATGTATGTAAAAAGAGGAATAGAAAAGGCAGTAGAAGCAGTAGTAGAAGAATTAAAGAAGATGGCAAAGCCTATCGAAACAAAAGATGATATTGCTCACGTAGCTGCAATTTCTGCAAATAATGACGAGGCAATTGGACAACTAATAGCGGATGCTATGGATAAGGTTGGAAAGGATGGAGTAATCACAGTAGAAGAGTCTCAAGGAATAGAGACTACCTTAGAACTTGTAGAAGGAATGCAATTTGATAGAGGTTATATATCCCATTATATGATAACTGATGCTGAAAGAATGGAAGCAGTTTTAGAAGAACCTTACATTCTAATAACCGATAGGAAGATTAGTGCAGTAAATGATATAATCCCAATTCTTGAACAGGTAGTACAAACAGGAAAACCATTAGTAATCATTGCAGAAGATGTAGAAGGTGAAGCTTTAGCTACCTTGGTAGTAAATAAGTTACGTGGAGTTCTCCAATCTCTTGCAGTAAAAGCA comes from Dictyoglomus sp. NZ13-RE01 and encodes:
- a CDS encoding co-chaperone GroES — encoded protein: MKLRPIGDRVVVKVLEQEEKTKGGIVLPDTAKEKPQQGKVIAVGSGRILDNGQKVPLEIKEGDRVIFAKYAGTEVKIEGEEYLILSERDILAVIEG
- the groL gene encoding chaperonin GroEL, translating into MAAKMVSLNMEARTALVKGLDIVADTVKITLGPRGRNVVLEKKFGAPVITNDGVTIAKEIDLEDPFENMGAQLVKEVASKTNDVAGDGTTTATVLAQALVHEGLKSVVAGANPMYVKRGIEKAVEAVVEELKKMAKPIETKDDIAHVAAISANNDEAIGQLIADAMDKVGKDGVITVEESQGIETTLELVEGMQFDRGYISHYMITDAERMEAVLEEPYILITDRKISAVNDIIPILEQVVQTGKPLVIIAEDVEGEALATLVVNKLRGVLQSLAVKAPGFGDRRKAMLQDIAILTGGEFISEETGMKLESVKLNQLGRAEKVRADKDKTTIIGGKGDRKAIEARIAQIRKQLEETDSEFDREKLQERLAKLAGGVAVIKAGAATEVELKEKKHRIEDALSATKAAVEEGIVPGGGVALIRAMKALDNVKVNNEDEKIGVDIVRRVLDVPLKLIANNAGKEGSIIAEKVKEMDGPMGYDAAKDRFVNMFEAGIVDPCKVTRSALQNAASIAALILTTEGLVAEKPEKEKQTPPPPPEY